One genomic segment of Fimbriimonadaceae bacterium includes these proteins:
- a CDS encoding diguanylate cyclase — MKIGRRRTDNRPLRTRTALRYAFVGFAVGCCFPLAANVLDASLSHTALDFDGLAAAHARRPLLWIVDCVPLVLALIAGLLGRVHWRHLLVRSELESNVRHQTTALISFAGDLKRKNAELRLASHIAQASRQQYEQMFQGLPIAGFTLDSEGRIEFWNRQAERLFGLTAQEASGRRPWDVLPFEAAPEEVRETVSAVLAGAAIQNRERTVRYSDGTTLSVLTNTFPLVDSKGAVFGAVTTATDVTQIREMRDQIAQQLERIRSYATKLERSQIELVEANRTLSELATRDGLTGLKNHRAFRERLEAELAHAITRHEPMTVLMLDVDHFKQYNDTFGHPAGDELLRQLAHLLVEHCRPRDMVARYGGEEFAFLLPATTQEEGRAIAERLRSTVERSTWPNRSVTVSIGVAVSSAVPASGDALVQRADRALYCAKQQGRNRVCGLEWESVCVAMDEAPFTART; from the coding sequence ATGAAGATTGGGCGCCGACGCACCGACAATAGGCCGCTCCGGACACGCACCGCATTGCGGTACGCGTTCGTCGGCTTTGCGGTGGGCTGCTGCTTCCCGCTCGCCGCGAACGTGCTCGACGCGTCCCTTTCCCACACCGCTCTCGACTTCGATGGCCTCGCCGCCGCCCACGCAAGGAGGCCCCTTCTCTGGATCGTGGATTGCGTCCCCCTCGTGCTGGCTCTGATCGCCGGACTCCTGGGGAGGGTCCACTGGCGCCACCTGCTGGTTCGATCGGAACTCGAATCCAACGTGAGGCATCAAACCACGGCGTTGATCTCCTTCGCCGGCGATCTCAAGCGCAAGAATGCCGAGTTGCGATTGGCGAGCCATATCGCCCAAGCGTCCCGCCAGCAGTACGAGCAGATGTTCCAGGGCCTGCCCATTGCGGGCTTCACCCTGGACTCGGAGGGCCGCATCGAGTTCTGGAACCGCCAGGCCGAACGGCTCTTCGGGCTCACCGCGCAAGAAGCGAGCGGGCGCCGACCGTGGGACGTGCTTCCCTTCGAAGCGGCCCCGGAGGAGGTCCGCGAGACCGTCTCCGCGGTTCTGGCCGGCGCGGCGATCCAGAATCGCGAACGGACGGTCCGGTACTCCGATGGAACGACGCTCAGCGTTTTGACCAACACCTTTCCCCTCGTCGACTCCAAGGGGGCCGTCTTCGGGGCTGTGACGACGGCCACGGACGTCACCCAGATCAGGGAGATGCGCGACCAGATCGCCCAACAGCTCGAGCGGATCCGGTCGTACGCGACCAAGCTCGAAAGGAGCCAGATCGAACTGGTGGAAGCCAATCGCACACTCTCCGAGCTGGCGACGCGCGACGGCCTCACTGGTCTCAAGAACCACCGGGCGTTCCGCGAACGGTTGGAGGCCGAGCTTGCCCACGCGATCACCCGCCACGAGCCGATGACCGTGTTGATGCTCGACGTCGATCATTTCAAGCAGTACAACGACACCTTCGGCCATCCCGCGGGAGACGAGCTGCTTCGGCAGCTCGCCCACCTGCTGGTCGAGCACTGCCGGCCGCGCGACATGGTCGCCCGTTACGGAGGCGAGGAGTTCGCATTCCTCCTTCCGGCCACCACGCAGGAGGAGGGTCGCGCCATCGCAGAACGGCTTCGTTCCACGGTCGAGCGTTCGACGTGGCCGAACCGGTCCGTCACCGTTTCGATCGGCGTCGCGGTCTCGAGCGCTGTTCCCGCTTCGGGAGACGCGCTGGTGCAACGGGCCGATCGAGCGCTCTACTGCGCCAAACAGCAAGGTCGAAACCGCGTGTGCGGACTTGAGTGGGAGAGCGTGTGCGTAGCGATGGACGAGGCTCCCTTTACGGCTCGGACCTGA
- a CDS encoding GNAT family N-acetyltransferase has protein sequence MRSDGRGSLYGSDLTADPAPSCVYALGVAIFQTARLLARPWTLDDVNAAFEIYGDPRVMKTLGTGPAPDIGAMRERLSAVLERNAPFAGRMGFWALEASDSGTIVGSVILKPLPESERVEVGWHLGHAHWGQGYATEAGRGAVAYGFESLGLDTIWAIVLPTNERSLAVARRLGMRSEGLTDAYHNLTLELFSIRPGELRP, from the coding sequence GTGCGTAGCGATGGACGAGGCTCCCTTTACGGCTCGGACCTGACCGCAGACCCCGCTCCGAGCTGCGTGTATGCTCTCGGAGTGGCGATCTTCCAAACAGCCCGCCTGCTCGCCCGCCCGTGGACCCTCGACGACGTGAACGCCGCCTTCGAGATCTACGGCGACCCGCGCGTGATGAAGACGCTGGGAACGGGTCCCGCTCCCGATATCGGGGCCATGCGCGAGCGATTGTCCGCGGTGTTGGAAAGGAACGCCCCGTTCGCGGGCCGCATGGGGTTTTGGGCGCTCGAGGCGTCGGACTCGGGCACGATTGTGGGCTCCGTGATTTTGAAACCGCTTCCCGAGTCCGAGCGAGTGGAGGTCGGCTGGCATCTGGGGCACGCCCATTGGGGCCAAGGGTACGCCACCGAGGCGGGACGCGGCGCCGTGGCCTACGGGTTCGAAAGCCTCGGGCTGGACACGATCTGGGCGATCGTGCTGCCGACCAACGAACGGTCGCTCGCCGTCGCAAGGCGGCTCGGCATGCGCTCCGAGGGTCTGACCGACGCCTACCACAACCTCACGCTGGAGTTGTTCTCGATCCGCCCGGGGGAACTTCGACCGTAG
- a CDS encoding RHS repeat-associated core domain-containing protein, translating to MTQLDGSLGETSNEFHYAYDQAGRLRHAAFAQTPQSHMTGWPYYTGQDPAQTRAHTLYSYDGAGRSTGVETYFQTWNPTLADYEGQSKIAQGYLYDERGLRSSQQFLSGVPGGPEWSTLRTETYTYEPQRGYLTSVNYGDGSPVSTWTYDLAGNRASWNLSVGPYLYDNLNRFTYHPNTTYTNDLLGNRTWENYGLPGGKRYVYDELSRATSICGETDGAAYEYRADGMRVEKVSGLTITWNPADKTHRSGWYDQNWSVNKATTRYFYDGQMCMEEDFMPEAGGNGEPSVTRYGLGARGIDMIERTTAQGATRAYPLYDGHGNMLATISLSGALANQRHYDVWGAVRAEQDVDAVNPRGQYVANLGHQTDVESNLIYMRARYYDPGTARFVTEDPARDGVNWFVYCNNDPVNTVDADGRAWDTFEALWRSIAPLLSSFGLRGMLGIGTKFGARMLGKALVAVGFVLARVGYGMASYARILAQSENFFARIGGAVLGRLRAKAVAASLSIRSVGYFMEAFGSDVPFGPTKGWREIDFDDWIFPN from the coding sequence ATGACCCAGCTCGACGGCTCGCTAGGAGAAACTTCCAACGAGTTCCACTACGCCTACGACCAGGCGGGGCGTCTTCGCCACGCGGCGTTCGCGCAGACTCCGCAGTCCCACATGACGGGCTGGCCCTACTACACGGGGCAGGATCCCGCGCAGACCCGGGCGCACACGCTCTACTCGTACGACGGCGCCGGCCGGTCCACCGGGGTGGAGACGTACTTCCAGACGTGGAACCCGACCCTCGCGGATTACGAAGGGCAGAGCAAGATCGCCCAGGGGTACCTCTACGACGAGCGCGGTCTGCGTTCGTCGCAACAGTTCCTCAGCGGCGTCCCGGGCGGGCCGGAGTGGTCCACGCTGCGCACGGAGACGTACACCTACGAGCCTCAGCGCGGGTACCTGACCAGCGTGAACTACGGAGACGGCTCGCCCGTGAGCACGTGGACGTACGACCTTGCCGGGAACCGCGCCTCGTGGAATCTCTCCGTCGGGCCGTACCTGTACGACAATCTCAACCGCTTCACCTACCACCCGAACACGACGTACACGAACGATCTGCTCGGCAACCGGACGTGGGAGAACTACGGCCTGCCGGGCGGAAAGCGCTACGTCTACGACGAGCTGAGCCGCGCGACGAGCATCTGCGGCGAGACGGACGGCGCGGCGTACGAGTACCGGGCGGACGGGATGCGCGTGGAGAAAGTCTCGGGTCTGACGATCACGTGGAACCCCGCCGACAAGACGCACCGCTCGGGCTGGTACGACCAGAACTGGTCGGTCAACAAGGCGACGACGCGCTACTTCTACGACGGCCAGATGTGCATGGAGGAGGACTTCATGCCCGAGGCCGGCGGCAACGGCGAGCCATCCGTGACGCGTTACGGCCTGGGCGCGCGCGGCATCGACATGATCGAAAGGACCACGGCGCAAGGCGCCACGCGGGCGTATCCGTTGTACGATGGACATGGAAACATGCTCGCCACGATCTCGCTCTCGGGAGCGCTCGCCAACCAGCGCCACTACGACGTCTGGGGCGCGGTGCGCGCCGAGCAGGACGTGGACGCGGTGAACCCCCGCGGCCAGTACGTGGCGAACCTCGGGCACCAGACGGATGTGGAGTCCAATCTCATCTACATGCGGGCGCGCTACTACGACCCGGGGACCGCGCGGTTCGTGACCGAGGACCCGGCCAGGGACGGGGTCAACTGGTTCGTTTACTGCAACAACGATCCGGTGAACACGGTGGATGCCGATGGGAGGGCATGGGACACATTTGAGGCCCTGTGGAGGTCAATAGCTCCCCTGTTATCTTCCTTCGGATTGCGCGGGATGTTAGGAATAGGCACGAAATTCGGCGCGCGAATGCTCGGCAAAGCTCTTGTTGCGGTTGGCTTCGTACTTGCGAGGGTTGGATATGGGATGGCATCCTATGCCCGAATTCTTGCGCAAAGCGAGAACTTCTTTGCCCGAATTGGCGGAGCTGTTTTGGGCAGGCTCCGAGCGAAGGCCGTTGCGGCGAGCCTCTCCATACGTTCGGTTGGCTACTTCATGGAGGCTTTTGGAAGCGATGTACCGTTTGGACCCACCAAGGGCTGGAGAGAAATAGACTTTGATGATTGGATCTTCCCAAACTGA